A genomic segment from Lutibacter sp. A80 encodes:
- a CDS encoding type IX secretion system membrane protein PorP/SprF — translation MKNIVKQFVIISAFLVIVKSNAQQDPLYTQYYNNFSLINPAYSGSHGLFTATANIRSQWAGEAGSPETQTLSIHGATGKNVGLGLSIVNDKVYVLKETDIYADFSYSIYPNENSTLAFGLKVGGSFLDVNLLELGVQNDDLFSENISEFNPNIGAGMFYYTNRFFVSLSTVNILESKHYDKNSSVVSSASDEMIFYISSGYVFNLNESFKLRPSFMMRAVNGSPLSTDISASILWLDKLEFGISHRIDESISGLFQLRLTDNLKVGYTYDAITNNLSNYSNGSHEFSVILNLGKNKNNHKRQPPLYWMKKKNSEEILLIE, via the coding sequence ATGAAAAATATAGTAAAACAATTCGTAATTATAAGTGCCTTTTTAGTAATTGTAAAAAGTAATGCACAACAAGATCCGTTATATACACAATATTATAATAATTTTAGCTTAATTAATCCTGCCTACTCTGGTAGTCATGGATTGTTTACAGCCACCGCTAATATTAGAAGTCAATGGGCTGGAGAAGCTGGAAGTCCAGAAACACAAACCTTATCAATACATGGTGCTACTGGTAAAAATGTAGGGCTGGGTTTGTCTATTGTTAATGATAAGGTATATGTTTTAAAAGAAACTGACATTTATGCCGATTTTTCTTACTCTATTTATCCAAATGAAAATTCAACATTAGCTTTTGGACTAAAAGTAGGAGGTAGTTTTTTAGATGTAAACTTGTTAGAATTAGGTGTTCAAAATGATGATCTTTTTAGTGAAAACATCAGTGAATTTAATCCAAATATAGGAGCGGGAATGTTTTATTACACCAATCGATTTTTTGTAAGTTTATCTACAGTAAATATTTTAGAAAGCAAACATTACGATAAAAACAGTTCCGTAGTTTCTAGCGCTTCAGATGAAATGATTTTTTATATATCTTCTGGATACGTTTTTAATTTAAATGAATCTTTTAAACTAAGACCTTCATTTATGATGCGAGCAGTAAATGGAAGTCCGTTATCTACAGATATTTCAGCAAGTATATTATGGTTAGATAAATTAGAGTTCGGAATTTCACACAGAATTGATGAATCTATCTCTGGTCTTTTTCAACTTAGATTAACAGATAATTTAAAAGTTGGATACACTTACGATGCTATTACCAATAACCTTTCTAATTATAGCAATGGATCGCATGAATTTTCTGTCATTTTAAATCTAGGAAAAAACAAAAATAATCATAAAAGACAACCACCACTTTATTGGATGAAAAAGAAAAATTCTGAAGAAATTCTATTAATTGAATAA
- a CDS encoding gliding motility-associated C-terminal domain-containing protein yields MKTKLLLLLTLTLFIFKTNAQCTGNVNIPNADFKNALLNNHTIDLDNNNEISCTEASNYTGEIDVNSLYIDDLTGIEAFINITSLILNRNYLEELDISKNTALTSLSFSDNYLTSIDLSKNTALTYLSCGNNKLTSLDVSKNTQLETLYAGSNEDLTSLDVSSNTVLTKLYLLNNEGLTQLNVANGNNSNFDTSVLNFKGTTDLTCIKVDNTAFANNNWSSLKDATARYSENCDTTVIPDANFEQALITKGFDSGNPDGTVPTDNISGIATLSIEDKEISDLTGIEDFVSLTSLSVSNNNLTSLDLSNNTALTELDCSYNDLTSLDVTQNSALIDLNCSYNDLTALNLEGNTNLNILNISINNLINGLDVSKNTALTHLSINFSNLASIDVTKNIALESLFIPQNNLTSLDVSKNTALTNLQCYKNNLTSLDVSNNTALTDLNCFQNNLTTIDLRNTNLNSFTAIFNPDLICISVDDVNDIPYGWAKEATAVYSEDCNATTAIPDANFEQALIDLEIDDVIDGAVLTADISGITSLLVRNKNISDLTGIEDFIALETLYVDRNNLTSLDVSNNTALDYLVCSENNLTSLDLSNNVALTKLNCNFNNLTSLDVSANTSLIELYCTYNSLTSLNIANGNNSNFNQDYDGFYASFTNNPNLTCIKVDDATFANTNWSSLKDATATYSEDCATTAIPDTNFEQALIDLEIDNVIDGAVLTANISGLTTLNVSDKNISELTGIEDFTALIALSVSKNNLTSVNLSKNTALTDLYIGENNLSSIDLTKNTVLARLVLDENNLTSLDITKNTDLSLFYISENNLSSIDLTKNIALELLHIPQNNLTSLDVSNNTALTQVVIDENNLTSLDLSKNTDLIILHANDNNLTSLDITKNTALANLKITKNNLTSLDITKNTALANLKITKNNLTSLDISNNINLDEFDATDNANLTCIQVDNVANIGTNWNKDATATYSEDCATTAIPDTNFEQALIALGHDNVMDGAVLTANISGLTSLNVSNKNIADLTGIEDFIALTRLEIYDNNLTTVDLSNNTDLEYLDVYGNSLTSIDLSKNTDLNYLEISENSLTNVDLSKNTDLDYFYAVNNNIATVDLSKSIDLISLNLSGNSLTSIDLSKNTDLIDLDLNDNSLTNIDLSKNTALRQLFIHNNSLTNIDLSKNTALTQLYIKKNNISSLDISKNTNLNWFYATDNPNLTCIQVDNVANIGTNWEKDATATYSEDCSATVALTYVPDNNFEQALIDQGYDDVLDDYVLTDNISGITKLLLFNNGISDFTGIEDFIALTELICTGSNSTSIDFSKNTGLIKLNIYNNNLTSIDLSKNTELTDLIAYNNNLTSIDISKNTALTKINLIDNNLTSLDLSKNTSLTDLHIRENNLTSLDLSNNTNLIKVAASENNLTNIDITNAIDLIDLDVSENNLASLNITNNTALTDLNIDRNSLSSIDLTKNTALTTLYVYENNLSSIDLTKNTALDFLNIQKNNLTSIDVSKNIALFNLYISKNNLTSLDISNNLNLDEFDATDNPNLTCIQVANVNNIGPYWEKDATATYSEDCSATVALTYVPDDNFEQALINLGYDDVLDDYVPTNNINGLTDLDVRGENIADLTGIEDFIALTVLDISLNDLTTLDVTKNTALTHLYVYDNNLTSLDVSNNTALTSLPVYKNNLTSLDVTKNTALTYLNVGDNSGLSTLDVTKNTALTYLSCYGNSLTSIDLSKNIALFNLDIRENNLTSLDISNNTNLDEFDATDNPNLTCIQVDNVANIGTNWEKDATATYSEDCSATVVLTYVPDDNFEQALIVLGYDDVLDDYVPTNNINGLTDLDVRGENIADLTGIEDFIALTDLDIAMNNLASIDITKNTALTELVCFENNFTSLDLSKNTALTKLSVDRNNLTSLDVTKNTALTYLNSSENELSSLDVTNNTALTFLVCYDNNLTDLDLTSNTLLTDLRANYNNLATIDLSKNIALDNLELISNALTSIDVTKNTALTSLKLSADDNLLSKNNTSNKLNSTTNNLTELDVSKNTDLTGLYVDGNSLTSLDLSQNTSLNTLYCANNKLTSLNIKNGNNSSLFGLKATGNPSLTCIQVDNVANIGTNWEKDAIASYSENCGELIVDCSNIENTQLTCKAELPSEDESLPIVTNSVGAVTISVETISSNNSGCLGDPLIITRTYTISDEGGNSEECIQTFTVESINEPTISPALTTYTEELDTNCEYQIPDYTTLATSTADCGTATITQSPAAGTIISEAKDTEITLTATDSCGRTATTSISLTTIVNTELTVITKNNTIQLDASGVASITASQVDNGSNVSCNTISLTIDKTTFNCSNIGENTVTLTVTGTSGNSATATAIVTVEDTLAPTVITQNIEVELNENGTSSIVAADIDNGSSDNCEIASITLDKTEFDCTSAGENTVTLTVTDIHGNSNSETAIVTVVDKTGPTAIAQNITAQLDASGVAIITANQIDNGSTANCGAANLTVDTTTFNCSNIGENTVTLTVTDVSGNSATATAIVTVEDTLVPTVITQNIELELNENGTSSIVAADIDNGSSDNCEIASITLDKTEFDCTSAGENTVTLTVTDIHGNSNSETAIVTVVDKTGPTAIAQNITAQLDASGVAIITANQIDNGSTANCGAVNLTVDTTTFNCSNIGENTVTLTVTDASGNSATATAIVTVEDTLAPTVITQNIEVEFDENGTSSIVAADIDNGSSDNCEIASITLDKTEFDCTSAGENTVTLTVTDIHGNSNSETAIVTITETVAPVANCIAPFTLALDDTGNATITANQIDNGSTDNCGIASINIDKESFDCSNIGENTVTLTVTDASGNKATCTTVVTIVDTTPPIVITKNISVELDSNGNADITTSDIDDGSFDACGIAAMSLDQTTFSCPTLTAHTLTLTVTDNYGNTASEIALVTFTSSDIDNDTIADICDTDIDGDGVDNDIDNCPTTANSDQADLDRNGIGDVCDQSDLKIAKGFSPNGDGVNDEFIIEGLHNYPNNSIQIYNRYGNIVYESNNYQNYWDGIGNKEERRLPAAPYFYVLSINGGSKVVKGWVYINY; encoded by the coding sequence ATGAAAACAAAATTACTTTTATTACTAACGCTAACGCTATTTATTTTTAAAACAAATGCGCAATGCACGGGCAATGTAAACATACCCAATGCAGACTTTAAAAACGCATTATTAAACAATCACACTATAGATTTAGATAATAACAACGAAATATCTTGTACAGAGGCTTCAAACTATACTGGAGAGATAGATGTAAATAGTCTATATATTGATGATTTAACAGGTATAGAAGCTTTTATAAATATAACTTCTTTAATTCTTAACCGTAATTATTTAGAAGAACTAGATATATCTAAAAATACAGCTTTAACCTCTTTAAGTTTTAGTGATAATTATTTAACAAGTATAGATCTTTCTAAAAATACAGCTTTAACTTATTTAAGTTGTGGTAATAACAAATTAACTAGTTTAGATGTGTCTAAAAACACCCAACTAGAAACATTATATGCTGGTAGTAATGAAGATTTAACAAGTTTAGATGTTTCTAGCAACACAGTATTAACAAAACTATACCTTCTTAATAATGAAGGTTTAACACAGTTAAATGTAGCAAATGGAAACAATTCAAATTTTGATACTTCAGTTTTAAATTTCAAAGGCACCACAGACTTAACTTGTATTAAAGTAGATAATACAGCCTTTGCAAATAACAATTGGTCTAGTTTAAAAGATGCAACAGCACGTTATAGCGAAAACTGCGATACAACAGTAATACCAGATGCTAATTTTGAACAAGCATTAATAACTAAAGGCTTTGATTCAGGAAATCCAGATGGAACTGTGCCAACTGACAATATCAGTGGGATAGCTACCTTAAGTATTGAAGATAAAGAAATCTCAGACTTAACGGGTATAGAAGACTTTGTATCTTTAACTAGTTTATCAGTTTCAAATAATAACTTAACTAGCTTAGATCTAAGTAACAATACAGCTCTAACTGAATTAGATTGTAGTTATAATGATTTAACAAGTTTAGATGTAACTCAAAATAGTGCTTTAATTGATTTAAATTGTAGTTATAATGATTTAACAGCCTTAAATCTTGAAGGAAATACAAATTTAAACATTCTAAATATATCCATTAACAATTTAATAAATGGTTTAGATGTATCTAAAAATACTGCTTTAACTCATTTATCAATTAATTTTAGCAACTTAGCAAGTATAGATGTAACTAAAAATATTGCTTTAGAGAGTTTATTTATCCCTCAAAATAATTTAACAAGTTTAGATGTATCTAAAAATACTGCTCTAACTAATTTACAATGTTATAAGAACAACTTAACCAGTTTAGATGTATCTAATAACACTGCTCTAACTGATTTAAATTGTTTCCAAAATAACTTAACTACCATAGATTTACGAAACACAAATTTAAATAGTTTTACTGCAATTTTTAACCCAGATTTAATTTGTATTTCTGTTGATGATGTTAATGATATTCCCTATGGTTGGGCTAAAGAAGCAACTGCAGTTTACAGTGAAGATTGTAACGCAACAACCGCCATACCAGATGCTAATTTTGAACAAGCTTTAATAGATTTAGAAATTGATGATGTTATAGATGGAGCTGTTTTAACCGCAGATATAAGCGGAATAACCTCTTTATTAGTTCGTAATAAAAACATCTCCGACTTAACCGGTATAGAAGACTTTATTGCTCTAGAAACTTTATATGTTGATAGAAATAACCTAACAAGTTTAGATGTTTCTAATAATACAGCTTTAGATTATTTGGTTTGTTCTGAAAATAACTTAACTAGTTTAGATCTAAGTAACAATGTTGCTTTAACGAAGTTAAACTGTAATTTTAATAATTTAACTAGCTTAGATGTATCTGCAAATACTAGTTTAATTGAATTATATTGTACTTATAATAGTTTAACAAGTTTAAATATTGCTAACGGGAATAATTCAAATTTTAATCAAGATTACGATGGTTTTTATGCTTCCTTTACAAACAATCCAAACTTAACTTGTATTAAAGTTGATGATGCAACTTTTGCAAACACAAATTGGTCATCATTAAAAGACGCAACAGCAACGTATAGCGAAGACTGTGCAACAACTGCCATACCAGATACTAATTTTGAACAAGCTTTAATAGATTTAGAGATTGATAATGTCATAGATGGAGCTGTTCTAACAGCAAACATAAGCGGGTTAACTACATTAAATGTTAGCGATAAAAATATCTCTGAATTAACGGGAATTGAAGATTTTACTGCTTTAATAGCATTATCAGTTTCTAAAAATAACTTAACTAGTGTAAATCTGAGTAAGAATACAGCTTTAACAGATTTATATATAGGTGAAAACAACTTAAGTAGTATAGATCTAACTAAAAATACAGTTTTAGCTCGTTTGGTTTTGGATGAAAATAACTTAACCAGTTTAGATATAACTAAAAACACAGATTTATCTTTATTTTATATTTCTGAAAACAACTTAAGTAGTATAGATCTAACTAAAAATATTGCTTTAGAGCTTTTACATATTCCTCAAAATAATTTAACAAGTTTAGATGTTTCTAATAATACAGCTTTAACTCAAGTTGTTATTGATGAAAATAACCTAACAAGTTTAGACCTCAGTAAGAATACAGATTTAATTATTTTACATGCAAATGATAATAACTTAACAAGTTTAGATATAACTAAAAATACGGCTTTAGCTAACTTAAAAATTACTAAAAACAACTTAACAAGTTTAGATATAACTAAAAATACGGCTTTAGCTAACTTAAAAATTACTAAAAACAACTTAACAAGTTTAGATATAAGTAATAATATAAATTTAGATGAGTTTGATGCCACAGACAATGCTAACTTAACCTGTATACAAGTTGATAATGTTGCAAATATTGGAACCAATTGGAACAAAGACGCAACAGCAACGTATAGCGAAGATTGTGCAACAACTGCCATACCAGATACTAATTTCGAACAAGCTTTAATAGCTTTAGGACATGATAATGTTATGGATGGTGCTGTTCTTACCGCAAATATAAGTGGGTTAACTTCTTTAAATGTAAGTAATAAAAACATTGCAGACCTAACAGGTATTGAAGATTTTATTGCTTTAACTAGATTAGAAATTTATGACAACAATTTAACAACTGTAGATCTTAGTAATAATACAGATTTAGAATATTTAGATGTTTATGGAAATAGTTTAACAAGTATAGATCTTAGTAAGAATACTGATTTAAATTATTTAGAAATTAGTGAGAATAGCTTAACAAATGTAGACCTTAGTAAGAATACAGATTTAGATTATTTCTATGCTGTTAACAATAACATAGCAACTGTAGATCTTAGTAAGAGTATTGATTTAATTAGTTTAAATCTTAGTGGGAATAGCTTAACAAGTATAGATCTTAGTAAGAATACGGATTTAATTGATTTAGATCTTAATGATAATAGCTTAACAAATATAGACCTTAGTAAGAATACTGCTTTAAGACAGTTGTTTATTCATAATAATAGCTTAACAAATATAGACCTTAGTAAGAATACTGCTTTAACACAGTTGTATATTAAAAAAAATAACATATCAAGCTTAGATATAAGTAAAAACACAAATTTAAATTGGTTTTATGCCACAGACAATCCTAATTTAACCTGTATACAAGTAGATAACGTTGCAAATATTGGAACCAATTGGGAAAAAGACGCAACAGCAACGTATAGCGAAGATTGTAGTGCTACTGTTGCACTTACTTATGTACCAGATAATAATTTTGAACAAGCATTAATAGACCAAGGCTACGATGATGTTTTAGATGATTATGTACTTACTGATAATATTAGTGGAATTACTAAATTACTACTCTTTAATAATGGCATTTCAGATTTTACAGGAATAGAAGATTTTATAGCTTTAACAGAGTTGATTTGTACTGGTAGTAATTCAACAAGTATCGATTTTAGTAAAAATACGGGTTTAATTAAGTTGAATATCTACAACAATAACTTAACATCTATAGATCTTAGTAAAAATACGGAGTTGACTGATTTAATTGCTTATAATAATAACTTAACAAGTATAGATATTAGTAAGAATACCGCTTTAACAAAAATAAATTTAATTGATAATAACTTAACAAGTTTAGACCTTAGCAAGAATACTAGTTTAACTGATTTACATATTCGTGAAAACAACTTAACAAGTTTAGACCTTAGTAATAATACTAATTTAATTAAAGTTGCTGCTAGTGAAAATAATTTGACTAACATAGACATTACCAATGCAATTGATTTAATTGATCTAGACGTTAGTGAAAACAATTTAGCCAGTTTAAATATTACTAATAATACTGCTTTAACTGATTTAAATATTGATAGAAATAGCTTATCAAGTATAGATCTAACTAAAAATACGGCTTTAACTACTTTATATGTTTATGAAAATAACTTATCAAGTATAGATTTAACTAAAAATACGGCTTTAGATTTTTTAAATATTCAAAAAAATAATTTAACGAGTATAGATGTAAGTAAAAATATTGCTCTATTTAATTTATATATTAGTAAAAATAACTTAACAAGTTTAGATATATCAAACAATCTAAATCTAGATGAGTTTGATGCCACAGACAATCCTAATTTAACCTGTATACAAGTAGCTAATGTAAATAATATTGGACCTTATTGGGAGAAAGATGCAACAGCAACGTATAGCGAAGATTGTAGTGCTACAGTTGCACTTACTTATGTACCAGATGATAATTTTGAACAAGCTTTAATAAACCTAGGCTACGATGATGTTTTAGATGATTATGTACCAACCAATAATATTAATGGCCTAACTGATTTAGATGTAAGGGGTGAAAATATAGCAGACCTAACAGGGATTGAAGATTTTATTGCTTTAACTGTATTAGATATAAGTCTTAATGATTTAACAACTTTAGATGTAACTAAAAACACCGCTTTGACTCATTTATATGTTTATGACAATAACTTAACTAGTTTAGATGTAAGCAATAACACAGCTTTGACTAGTTTACCTGTTTATAAAAATAACTTAACTAGTTTAGATGTAACAAAAAACACAGCCTTAACTTATTTAAATGTAGGTGATAACAGCGGTCTATCAACATTGGATGTAACTAAAAACACCGCTTTAACTTATCTTTCTTGTTACGGGAATAGCTTAACGAGTATAGATTTAAGTAAAAATATTGCTCTATTTAATTTAGATATTCGTGAAAATAACTTAACAAGTTTAGATATATCAAATAATACAAATTTAGATGAGTTTGATGCCACAGACAACCCTAATTTAACCTGTATACAGGTAGATAACGTTGCAAATATTGGAACTAATTGGGAAAAAGACGCAACAGCAACGTATAGCGAAGATTGTAGTGCTACAGTTGTACTTACTTATGTACCAGATGATAATTTTGAACAAGCTTTAATAGTTTTAGGGTACGATGATGTTTTAGATGATTATGTACCAACCAATAATATTAATGGCCTAACTGATTTAGATGTAAGGGGTGAAAATATAGCAGACCTAACAGGGATTGAAGATTTTATTGCTTTAACTGATTTAGATATTGCTATGAATAACTTAGCCAGTATAGATATCACTAAAAACACCGCTTTAACAGAGTTGGTTTGTTTTGAAAACAATTTTACTAGTTTAGATCTTAGTAAAAATACTGCACTTACCAAGTTAAGTGTAGATAGAAATAACTTAACAAGTTTAGATGTAACTAAAAATACCGCTTTAACCTATTTAAATAGTAGTGAAAATGAATTATCAAGCCTAGATGTAACCAACAATACCGCTTTAACTTTTTTAGTTTGTTATGACAACAACCTAACAGACTTAGACTTAACTAGTAATACTCTTTTAACTGATTTAAGAGCTAATTACAATAATCTAGCAACCATAGATCTAAGCAAAAATATAGCTTTAGATAATTTAGAACTAATTAGCAATGCTTTAACTAGTATAGATGTAACTAAAAACACTGCATTAACAAGTTTAAAACTAAGTGCTGATGATAATTTATTGAGTAAAAACAATACTTCAAATAAATTAAATAGTACAACTAATAACTTAACCGAATTAGATGTTTCAAAAAATACAGACTTAACAGGTTTATATGTTGATGGCAATAGCTTAACAAGTTTAGATCTTAGTCAAAACACTTCTTTAAATACTTTATACTGTGCTAATAATAAGCTAACAAGTTTAAATATAAAAAACGGTAATAATTCCTCTTTATTTGGTTTAAAAGCAACCGGAAATCCATCGTTAACCTGTATACAAGTAGATAACGTTGCAAATATTGGAACCAATTGGGAAAAAGATGCAATAGCGAGTTATAGTGAAAACTGTGGAGAACTTATTGTAGATTGCTCAAACATAGAAAATACCCAATTAACTTGTAAAGCAGAGCTACCTTCCGAAGATGAAAGTTTACCAATAGTAACAAATTCTGTTGGGGCTGTAACTATTTCTGTAGAAACAATTTCATCTAACAACTCTGGGTGTTTAGGAGATCCTCTAATAATAACCAGAACTTATACTATTAGTGATGAAGGAGGCAATAGCGAAGAGTGTATACAGACCTTTACTGTTGAAAGCATAAACGAACCAACAATTAGTCCTGCTTTAACAACATATACCGAAGAATTAGATACTAATTGTGAATATCAAATTCCAGATTATACAACATTAGCAACTTCAACTGCAGATTGTGGAACAGCAACTATAACTCAAAGCCCAGCTGCTGGAACAATAATAAGTGAAGCAAAAGACACAGAAATTACGTTAACTGCAACAGATTCTTGTGGAAGAACAGCTACAACTAGTATTAGTCTTACAACTATAGTTAATACCGAGTTAACAGTTATAACTAAAAATAACACAATACAATTAGATGCTTCTGGTGTTGCAAGCATAACAGCAAGTCAAGTAGATAATGGATCTAATGTTAGTTGTAATACTATAAGTTTAACAATAGATAAAACAACTTTCAATTGTTCAAATATTGGAGAAAATACAGTAACACTAACAGTAACAGGTACTAGTGGAAATAGCGCAACTGCAACAGCAATTGTAACTGTAGAAGATACCCTAGCACCAACTGTAATTACACAAAATATTGAAGTAGAGCTCAATGAAAATGGAACGTCAAGTATAGTAGCTGCTGATATTGATAATGGTTCTTCAGATAATTGTGAAATTGCTTCAATAACATTAGATAAAACTGAATTTGATTGTACTTCTGCTGGAGAGAATACGGTAACATTAACAGTAACTGATATTCACGGAAATTCTAATTCAGAAACTGCAATTGTAACAGTAGTTGATAAAACAGGACCAACAGCAATAGCACAAAATATAACAGCGCAGTTAGATGCATCTGGTGTTGCAATTATAACCGCTAACCAAATAGATAATGGTTCTACAGCTAATTGCGGTGCTGCAAATTTAACAGTAGATACAACAACTTTTAATTGTTCAAATATTGGAGAAAACACCGTAACATTAACAGTTACAGATGTTAGTGGAAATAGTGCAACTGCAACAGCAATTGTAACTGTAGAAGATACCCTAGTACCAACTGTAATTACACAAAATATTGAATTAGAACTCAATGAAAATGGAACGTCAAGTATAGTAGCTGCTGATATTGATAATGGTTCTTCAGATAATTGTGAAATTGCTTCAATAACATTAGATAAAACTGAATTTGATTGTACTTCTGCTGGAGAGAATACGGTAACATTAACAGTAACTGATATTCACGGAAATTCTAATTCAGAAACTGCAATTGTAACAGTAGTTGATAAAACTGGACCAACAGCAATAGCACAAAATATAACAGCACAGTTAGATGCATCGGGTGTTGCAATTATAACCGCTAATCAAATAGATAATGGTTCTACTGCTAATTGCGGTGCCGTAAATTTAACAGTAGATACAACAACTTTTAATTGTTCTAATATTGGAGAAAACACCGTAACATTAACAGTTACAGATGCTAGTGGAAATAGTGCAACTGCAACAGCAATTGTAACTGTAGAAGATACCCTAGCACCAACTGTAATTACACAAAATATTGAAGTAGAGTTCGATGAAAATGGAACGTCAAGTATAGTAGCTGCTGATATTGATAATGGTTCTTCAGATAATTGTGAAATTGCTTCAATAACATTAGATAAAACTGAATTTGATTGTACTTCTGCAGGTGAGAATACCGTAACACTAACAGTAACTGATATTCACGGAAATTCTAATTCAGAAACTGCAATTGTAACTATAACTGAAACAGTTGCACCAGTGGCTAATTGCATTGCACCTTTTACACTTGCTTTAGATGATACTGGAAATGCAACAATCACAGCGAATCAAATAGATAATGGAAGCACAGATAACTGTGGTATTGCTTCAATAAATATTGACAAAGAATCTTTTGATTGTTCAAATATTGGAGAAAACACCGTAACTTTAACGGTTACAGATGCTAGTGGTAATAAAGCTACTTGTACAACCGTAGTAACCATTGTAGATACAACACCTCCAATTGTAATTACAAAAAATATATCGGTTGAATTAGATAGTAATGGAAATGCAGATATTACTACTTCCGATATTGATGATGGTAGTTTTGATGCGTGTGGAATTGCTGCTATGAGTTTAGATCAAACAACATTCAGTTGCCCAACATTAACAGCGCATACATTAACTCTAACCGTTACAGATAATTATGGCAATACAGCTTCAGAAATTGCACTAGTAACCTTTACTTCTAGCGATATAGATAATGATACTATTGCAGATATATGTGATACTGATATAGACGGTGATGGTGTAGATAATGATATTGATAATTGTCCAACTACAGCTAATAGTGATCAAGCAGATTTAGACCGAAATGGTATTGGAGATGTTTGTGATCAGAGTGATTTAAAAATTGCAAAAGGATTTTCACCAAACGGAGATGGCGTAAATGATGAGTTTATTATAGAAGGACTTCATAATTACCCAAATAATAGTATACAAATCTACAACCGCTATGGAAATATTGTATACGAATCTAATAATTATCAAAATTATTGGGATGGTATTGGAAATAAAGAGGAAAGAAGACTCCCTGCTGCTCCGTACTTTTATGTACTTAGTATTAATGGCGGAAGTAAAGTTGTTAAAGGATGGGTTTATATCAATTATTAA
- the trxA gene encoding thioredoxin gives MTELLTKETFLEKVFNFEKNKEWKFEGEIPCIIDFYADWCGPCKAVAPVLEELSDDYKGKVNIYKVDTEAEQELAAAFGIRSIPSMLFVPKGEEPQMAQGALPKHDLEKIITDVLKVSK, from the coding sequence ATGACAGAATTATTAACAAAAGAAACTTTTTTAGAAAAAGTTTTTAATTTCGAAAAAAATAAAGAGTGGAAGTTTGAAGGAGAAATTCCTTGTATAATCGACTTTTATGCAGATTGGTGTGGTCCATGCAAAGCTGTTGCTCCTGTTCTTGAAGAATTAAGTGATGATTACAAAGGAAAGGTAAATATATATAAAGTTGATACAGAGGCAGAACAAGAATTAGCTGCAGCATTTGGAATTAGAAGTATTCCTTCTATGTTATTTGTACCAAAAGGTGAAGAACCACAAATGGCTCAAGGTGCCTTACCAAAACATGATTTGGAAAAAATTATTACAGATGTTTTAAAAGTTTCAAAATAA